In Gemmatimonas sp., the sequence AGTTCACCGTGCCGCCCAATGGACCGCCGCTGAAGTCTGCGGTGACCGTCCGCATGGACCCGCCCGTCGCAAAGGGCAGATCGATCCGGGTGTCGTACGTGTACTCGAGCCCGAGGTTAGAACGGAAGCAGTTCCTGGTGCACGTGTTCTGGATCGTGCCCGAGGTGAACGTGGCCGATTCTCCATTGTACGACACGGCCATCGTCGAGAAGTACGACCACGGCACCGGCAGGCCGAATCGCAGCTGCGAACCGGTGCGGATGTTCTGGCCCAGGTTGCCGACAATGAAGCGGGACTGCGTACGATAGGCGCTGATCGCACCCGACACTCGGGAGCCGCGCAGTGCAGGATCGGTATACGTGGCCGTGAAGTCGTTGAAGAAGCGGCCGTACTGCCAATTCAGTTTGCCCTGCTTGCACAGGCCGAACAGGTTGGGCTGCTCGAGACCGATGAAGCCACCAAAGCCCACGCCGCCCTGCCCCATCGACGCACCGAAGTTGATCGAACCGGTGCGCTTCTCCTTCACACGGAACACGATGTCGACGTCGCCCTGATCATTCACAGGACGGTAGTCCGGGAACGGCATCGGCGACTCGAAGAAGTTCATGTTGCCGATGCTCTGATAGCTACGGATCAACGCGGCCTGATTGAACACGCCACCGGGCACGAGGAAGATCTGTCGGCGAATGCAGTCGTCGGCTGTGAAGTCGTTGCCGAGAATCTCGATGCGATTCACGATCGCCGGATTCTTCTCGTCGATTTCCCAGCGCAAGTTCACCGTCGGAATCGAGTCCGGTCCCTCGAGCTTGCGCTCGAGGACGGGATTGATGCGCGCGTACAGATAGCCGTTGTTGCGGTACTCGGCGTTCACTTTCTCGATCGCGTCATCCCACTTGTGCTGATCGAAAATGCCTTCGGGGGCGGCGGCCTCGCGCTTGATCAAGCCCTTCACGCGCTGCGTCAGCGTGGGGTCGTTGCCTTCGAACGGATAGAACTTCTTGAGGTCTTCGGTCGGGAAGCGCCGGTTGCCCGCCACTTCGAAGGTGCCGATGCGATAGCGCGGCCCTTCCTCGATCCCGATCTGCACCAGCCCCTTTCCCTTCTCGCGATCGACGATCAGCGTGTCTTTCGCAATGCGCATGTCAACGTGGCCCAGGCGCGAGAACAGCGCCGGGATACGCTCACCGAGGTCCCCGACGTACTTGTCTTCGTCGAACTCGCCCTTGCGGAACCACCAGAACCCCTCGGGCTTGGTTTTCATCGCCGATACAACCTGCTTTTCCTTCACCGACGTATTGCCTACGATGTCGATGCCGGCGATCGCTAAG encodes:
- the bamA gene encoding outer membrane protein assembly factor BamA codes for the protein MLKSVPQRTARLVLAGIALCASAVAPRAATGQDVTGRCASPDSIAIRGNTRTPDARIRSEVGLTPGTPLNFPSIQRSMKGLYALNLFDDIQLLCDLESVPEKVLTVIQVRERAILGEIKVVGPKNVSERSVRDKIDLLVGRPIDPMMLAKARARIDSTYEASGYYLARVTIDSVKMDDDRIGITYTVDEGRRLAIAGIDIVGNTSVKEKQVVSAMKTKPEGFWWFRKGEFDEDKYVGDLGERIPALFSRLGHVDMRIAKDTLIVDREKGKGLVQIGIEEGPRYRIGTFEVAGNRRFPTEDLKKFYPFEGNDPTLTQRVKGLIKREAAAPEGIFDQHKWDDAIEKVNAEYRNNGYLYARINPVLERKLEGPDSIPTVNLRWEIDEKNPAIVNRIEILGNDFTADDCIRRQIFLVPGGVFNQAALIRSYQSIGNMNFFESPMPFPDYRPVNDQGDVDIVFRVKEKRTGSINFGASMGQGGVGFGGFIGLEQPNLFGLCKQGKLNWQYGRFFNDFTATYTDPALRGSRVSGAISAYRTQSRFIVGNLGQNIRTGSQLRFGLPVPWSYFSTMAVSYNGESATFTSGTIQNTCTRNCFRSNLGLEYTYDTRIDLPFATGGSMRTVTADFSGGPLGGTVNFQRLTTEMRAYTQLGQLGGTNPGSQPIKFTMGLTARAGSLFGNSGPFFFQQQFAVGGVMFGQQLRGYPEFSITPVGFNPNTDQYRSDPASFGNAFMTLTGEIGVRFNQMFYLNAFTDAGNNWSSARQINPTRLFRSAGFGVSTVTPLGPLGLDMAYGFDRTTVDLVTGRIRPDPKWQFHFRLGQLF